Within Microterricola gilva, the genomic segment TTCGTTCCCAACTACGACAACCAGTTCATGCAGCCGGACGTGCTGCCAGCCGCCTACCCGAACCTGCTCGTCAACGGCGCGAGCGGCATCGCGGTCGGCATGGCCACGAACATGGCGCCGCACAACCTGATCGAGGTCATCGGCGCAGCGCGTCACCTCCTCGCCCACCCGAACGCGACGCTCGATGAGCTGATGGAGTTCGTGCCAGGACCCGACCTGCCGACGGGCGGCACGATCGTCGGCCTCGCTGGCATCAAGGACGCCTACGCGACCGGCCGCGGCAGCTTCAAGACCCGTGCACGGGTCAGCGTCGAGTCGATCACCGCCCGCAAGGCCGGCCTCGTCGTCACGGAGCTCCCCTATCTCGTCGGGCCTGAGAAGGTCATTGAGAAGATCAAGGACGGCGTCAACTCCAAGAAGATCAGCGGCATCTCGGATGTCACCGACCTCACCGACCGCACCAACGGCCTGCGACTGGTCATCGGCATCAAGACCGGTTTCAGCCCGGAGGCCGTGCTGGAGCAGCTGTACCGGCTGACGCCGCTGGAGGACTCCTTCAACATCAACGCCGTCGCGCTCGTCGACGGTGGCCCGCAGACCCTCGGTCTGCGCGAGCTCCTGCTCGTCTACGTCGACCACCGCATCCAGGTCGTCACGCGCCGCTCGGAGTACCGTCTCGCCAGGCGCCGGGAGCGGCTCCACCTGGTCGAGGGCCTGCTCGTGGCGATCCTCGACATCGACGAGGTCATCCAGATCATCCGCAGCAGCGATGACACCGCGCAGGCGCGCACGCGCCTCATGGACATCTTCGACCTCAGCGTCATCCAGACCGACTACATTCTCGAACTGCAGCTGCGCCGCCTCACCAAGTTTTCGCTGATCGAGCTCGAGACGGAGGCGAGCAAGCTGCGCGCCGAGATCGATGAGCTCCTGGCACTGCTCGCGAGCAAGCCGGCCATCAAGGCACTCGTCTCGCACGAGCTGGCCGAGATCGCCGAGCGCTTCGGCACCCCGCGCCGCACGCTGCTCACGGACGCCAGGCCGAGCATCGCCGGCGCGGCGGCCAAGCGTGCCGCCGCGATCCTCGAGGTCGCCGATGTGCCGTGCCGCGTGTTCCTCAGCACGACCGGGCGCATCGCCAGGGTCGATCTGCCCGTCGGCGAGGACGGCCAGGCCACGATCACTCCCCCGGCCAGGCGCAGCAAGCACGACGCCATCCGCAGCAGCCTCGACACGACGAGCCGCGCCGAGATCGGCGCCGTCACGAGCCTCGGTCGTCTGATCCGCTTCACCCCCGTCGACCTGCCGATGCTGCCTCCGACCTCCGTGCAGCTGGCAGCGGGCGTCAAGGTCGGCGACTACCTCTCGCTGCCCAACCGCGACGAGAAGGTCCTCGCGATCGTCTCGCTCGATTCCGACCGTTCGATCGCGCTCGGCACCAAGCAGGGCGTTGTGAAGCGCGTCGCCGTTGGTGCATACCCGAA encodes:
- a CDS encoding DNA gyrase/topoisomerase IV subunit A, which codes for MTRNSTNTPGTAGADFTERIEDVDVATEMQGSFLEYAYSVIYSRALPDARDGLKPVQRRILYQMAEMGLRPDKGHVKSARVVGEVMGKLHPHGDTAIYDTLVRMAQAFTLRVPLIDGHGNFGSLDDGPAASRYTEARLAAPALAMTEGLDEDVVDFVPNYDNQFMQPDVLPAAYPNLLVNGASGIAVGMATNMAPHNLIEVIGAARHLLAHPNATLDELMEFVPGPDLPTGGTIVGLAGIKDAYATGRGSFKTRARVSVESITARKAGLVVTELPYLVGPEKVIEKIKDGVNSKKISGISDVTDLTDRTNGLRLVIGIKTGFSPEAVLEQLYRLTPLEDSFNINAVALVDGGPQTLGLRELLLVYVDHRIQVVTRRSEYRLARRRERLHLVEGLLVAILDIDEVIQIIRSSDDTAQARTRLMDIFDLSVIQTDYILELQLRRLTKFSLIELETEASKLRAEIDELLALLASKPAIKALVSHELAEIAERFGTPRRTLLTDARPSIAGAAAKRAAAILEVADVPCRVFLSTTGRIARVDLPVGEDGQATITPPARRSKHDAIRSSLDTTSRAEIGAVTSLGRLIRFTPVDLPMLPPTSVQLAAGVKVGDYLSLPNRDEKVLAIVSLDSDRSIALGTKQGVVKRVAVGAYPNKPDFEIIGLKPKDEVVGAVQGGEDDELVFITSDAQLLRFAAASVRPQGCPAGGMAGINLGSDAHAISFTSIAPDAVDEAVVVTIAAGNQTLLGIDPGSAKVSDFSEFPAKGRATGGVRAQRFLKGEDELTLGWVGSPPALAVGPDGSVRVLPDGGSKRDASGSPLDSVIGAVGHQIG